In Equus caballus isolate H_3958 breed thoroughbred chromosome 7, TB-T2T, whole genome shotgun sequence, one DNA window encodes the following:
- the ZSWIM4 gene encoding zinc finger SWIM domain-containing protein 4 yields MDPPAAKRSRGCPAGPEERDAGAGAVRGRGRPEALLDLSAKRVAESWAFEQVEERFSRVPEPVQKRIVFWSFPRSEREICMYSSLGCQPPEGEHDARVPFTRGLHLLQSGAVDRVLQVGFHLSGNIREPGGPGEPERLYPVSVSFDRCKITAVSCGCDNRDLFYCAHVVALSLYRIRHARQVELRLPISETLSQMSREQLQKFVQYLISAHHTEVLPTAQRLADEILLLGSEINLVHGAPDPTAGAGIEDANCWHLDEEQIQEQVKQLLSNGGYYGASQQLRSMFCKVREMLRMRDSNGARMLILMTEQFLQDPRLALWRQQGAGMTDKCRQLWDELGALWVCVVLSPHCKPEEQASWLQLLGQWDKLDVCPLEEGNYSFDGPNVRPTVALSPGAEGEEEEEEVAAAGSRHTVFGRALQAGSLRWSDAHLQRILASDSYGPSLTGNVGSDKPIFDPQGHPLWLGEPFPTACARVDTLRAHGYPRQALRLAGAVVNTLRLQRRQQLETYKQQKKELLQKGSTCITNTEGWVGHPLDPIGCLCRALLEACRLEEETLTLYPDSGPEKRKVAYQHVPVPGSPGESYLALALEVALLGLGQQRALPEGLYAQDKVVRNEEQLLALLEEVELDERLVQVLRKQAGLLLEGGPFSGFGEVLFRESVPMHTCARYLFAALLPHDPDLAYRLALRAMRLPVLETAFPAGEAHASPLDSVMSNRFPRWFILGHLETRQCELASAMLTAAKGDPKWLHAVLGSIRQNIHSPALLFKLAQDACKTATPAGAPPDTTLLGIALELGLQVMRMTLNTMTWRRREMVRWLVSCATEIGPEALMNIMQNWYSLFTPVEAATIVAVTGTTHATLLRLQLDTARREELWACARTLALQCAMKDPQNCALPALTLCEKNHAAFEAAYQIVLDAAAGGLGHAHLFTVARYMEHRGLPLRAYKLATLALAQLSIAFNQDSHPAVNDVLWACSLSHSLGRHELSAIVPLIIRSVHCAPMLSDILRRWTLSAPGLGPLGARRAAKPLGTDRAPLCQLLDAAVAAYITTSHSRLTHISPRHYGDFIEFLGKARETFLLAPDGHLQFAQFLETLKQTYKGKKKLMLLVRERFG; encoded by the exons GTCGAGGAGCGGTTCTCCCGGGTGCCGGAGCCGGTCCAGAAGCGCATCGTGTTCTGGTCATTTCCACGCAGCGAGCGGGAGATATGTATGTACTCCTCGCTGGGCTGCCAGCCCCCAGAGGGCGAGCACGACGCCCGGGTGCCCTTCACCCGCGGGCTGCACCTGCTGCAGAGCGGGGCCGTGGACCGCGTGCTGCAAGTGG GGTTCCATCTGAGTGGAAACATCCGGGAGCCAGGGGGCCCCGGGGAGCCCGAGCGCCTGTACCCTGTCTCCGTCAGCTTTGACCGCTGCAAGATCACGGCCGTGAGCTGTGGCTGCGACAACCGTGACCTCTTCTACTGTGCCCACGTGGTGGCCCTGTCGCTGTACCGCATCCGGCACGCCCGCCAGGTGGAGCTGCGGCTGCCCATCTCCGAGACGCTGTCGCAGATGAGCCGCGAGCAGCTACAGAAGTTCGTGCAGTACCTCATCAGCGCCCACCACACCGAGGTGCTGCCCACCGCCCAGCGCCTGGCCGACGAGATCCTCCTCCTGGGCTCCGAGATCAACCTGGTACACG gcgCCCCAGACCCCACTGCGGGCGCAGGAATCGAGGATGCCAACTGTTGGCACCTGGACGAGGAGCAGATCCAGGAGCAGGTGAAGCAGCTGCTGTCCAACGGTGGCTACTATGGCGCCAGCCAGCAGCTGCGCTCCATGTTCTGCAAG GTGCGGGAGATGCTGCGGATGCGTGACTCCAATGGGGCACGCATGCTGATCCTCATGACCGAGCAGTTCCTGCAGGACCCACGCCTGGCCTTGTGGCGGCAGCAGGGCGCCGGCATGACGGACAAGTGCCGGCAGCTGTGGGACGAGCTGG gggcccTGTGGGTGTGCGTCGTCCTGAGCCCCCACTGCAAACCAGAGGAGCAGGCGAGCTGGCTCCAGCTGCTTGGCCAGTGGGACAAGCTGGACGTGTGCCCACTGGAAGAAGGCAATTACTCTTTCGATGGCCCCAACGTGCGGCCCACTGTGGCCCTCAGCCCAG GCgcggagggggaggaggaggaggaggaggtggcggCTGCAGGTTCCCGCCACACCGTATTCGGCCGCGCCCTGCAGGCCGGGTCCCTGCGCTGGAGCGACGCCCACCTGCAGAGGATCCTGGCCAGTGACTCCTACGGCCCCAGCCTCACCGGCAACGTGGGCAGCGACAAGCCGATCTTCGACCCCCAGGGCCACCCACTGTGGCTGGGCGAGCCCTTCCCCACCGCCTGTGCCCGGGTGGACACCCTGCGTGCCCACGGGTACCCCCGCCAGGCCCTGCGGCTGGCAGGTGCCGTGGTCAACACGCTCCGGCTGCAGCGGCGACAGCAGCTTGAGACCTACAAGCAGCAGAAGAAAG AGCTGCTGCAGAAAGGCTCCACCTGCATCACCAACACCGAAGGATGGGTGGGCCACCCCCTGGACCCCATTGGCTGCCTCTGCAGGGCGCTCCTGGAGGCCTGTCGCCTGGAGGAAGAGACCCTCACCCTTTACCCAG ACTCAGGCCCGGAGAAGCGGAAGGTGGCCTACCAGCACGTACCTGTGCCTGGGAGCCCTGGGGAGTCCTACTTGGCGCTGGCGCTGGAGGTGGCCCTGCTGGGTCTGGGGCAGCAGCGGGCCCTGCCCGAGGGGCTGTACGCCCAGGACAAGGTGGTGCGCAACGAGGAGCAGCTGCTGGCCCTGCTAGAGGAGGTGGAGCTGGACGAGCGGCTGGTGCAGGTGCTGCGGAAGCAGGCGGGGCTCCTGCTGGAAG GGGGTCCGTTCAGCGGCTTCGGAGAGGTGCTGTTCCGGGAGAGCGTGCCTATGCACACCTGTGCCCGCTACCTGTTCGCCGCGCTGCTGCCCCACGACCCCGACCTGGCCTACCGCCTGGCGCTGCGAGCCATGAG gcTGCCTGTGCTGGAGACAGCGTTCCCCGCCGGAGAGGCTCACGCCAGCCCACTGGACTCCGTCATGAGTAACCGCTTCCCCCGCTGGTTCATCCTTGGCCACCTGGAGACCCGCCAGTGCGAGCTGGCCTCCGCCATGCTGACGGCCGCCAAGG gagACCCCAAGTGGCTGCACGCGGTACTGGGCTCCATCCGGCAGAACATTCACTCACCGGCCCTGCTCTTCAAGCTGGCGCAAGACGCCTGCAAGACGGCCACCCCAGCCGGCGCACCACCGGACACCACCCTGCTGGGCATCGCGCTCGAGCTGGGCCTGCAG GTGATGCGGATGACCCTGAACACCATGACGTGGCGGCGGAGGGAGATGGTGCGCTGGCTGGTCAGCTGTGCCACAGAGATCG GCCCAGAAGCCCTGATGAACATCATGCAGAATTGGTACTCCTTGTTCACCCCAGTGGAGGCGGCCACCATCGTGGCCGTGACAGGCACCACTCATGCCACACTGTTGCGGCTGCAGCTGGACACGGCCCGGCGGGAGGAGCTGTGGGCCTGCGCCCGCACCCTGGCCTTGCAGTGTGCCATGAAAGACCCTCAGAACTGTGCCCTGCCCGCCCTCACCCTGTGCGAGAAGAACCATGCAGCCTTTGAGGCGGCCTACCAGATCGTGCTGGACGCTGCGGCTGGTGGCCTGGGCCACGCCCACCTCTTCACCGTAGCCCGCTACATGGAGCACCGCGGCCTGCCGCTGCGGGCCTACAAGCTGGCCACGCTGGCCCTGGCGCAGCTCAGCATTGCCTTCAACCAGGACAGCCACCCGGCCGTCAACGACGTGCTCTGGGCCTGCTCACTCAGCCACTCGCTGGGCCGGCACGAGCTCTCGGCCATCGTCCCCCTCATCATCCGCAGCGTCCACTGCGCCCCCATGCTCTCTGACATACTGCGCCGCTGGACTCTCTCAGCACCCGGCCTGGGGCCCCTGGGGGCCCGCCGGGCTGCCAAGCCACTGGGCACCGACCGGGCGCCACTCTGCCAGCTCCTGGACGCTGCGGTGGCAGCCTACATCACTACCAGCCACTCCCGCCTCACGCACATCAGCCCGCGGCACTACGGCGACTTCATCGAGTTCCTGGGCAAGGCGCGAGAGACCTTCCTGCTGGCGCCCGATGGGCACCTCCAGTTCGCGCAGTTCTTGGAGACCCTGAAGCAGACCTACAAGGGCAAGAAGAAGCTGATGCTTTTGGTGCGGGAGCGTTTCGGCTGA